Proteins found in one Chaetodon auriga isolate fChaAug3 chromosome 12, fChaAug3.hap1, whole genome shotgun sequence genomic segment:
- the chmp5a gene encoding charged multivesicular body protein 5, translated as MNRIFGRGKPKAPPPNLSDCIGNVDARAESIEKKIGRLDAELVKYKDQMKKMRDGPSKNMVKQKAMRVLKQKRMYEGQREQLAQQSFNMEQANYTIQTLKDTKTTVEAMKIGAKEMKKAYKDVKLDQIDDLQDQLEDMMEDANEVQEALSRSYGTPDIDEDDLEAELDALGDELLLDDDSSYLDEASAAPSIPEGIPSDSKTNKDGVLVDEFGLPQIPAS; from the exons atgaacagaatatTCGGACGCGGAAAGCCGAAAGCGCCTCCGCCGAATCTGTCGGACTGTATCGGGAAT GTGGATGCGAGGGCGGAGTCCATAGAAAAGAAGATTGGCAGATTAGACGCTGAACTCGTGAAGTACAAGGATCAGATGAAAAAGATGAGAGATGGGCCCTCGAAG AACATGGTGAAACAGAAGGCGATGAGAGTCCTGAAGCAGAAGAGAAT GTATGAAGGTCAAAGAGAGCAGCTGGCTCAGCAGTCTTTTAACATGGAGCAGGCAAACTACACAATCCAGACATTAAAGGACACCAAAACAACA gtggAGGCCATGAAGATTGGCGccaaggaaatgaaaaaggctTACAAGGACGTCAAACTCGATCAGATTGAT GATTTACAGGATCAGCTGGAGGACATGATGGAGGACGCCAACGAGGTGCAGGAGGCCCTGAGCCGCAGCTACGGCACCCCAGACATCGACGAGGACGACCTTGAAGCAG AACTGGACGCACTGggtgatgagctgctgctggatgatgACAGCTCCTATCTGGATGAGGCCTCGGCTGCCCCGTCGATCCCTGAGGGAATCCCCAGCGACAGCAAGACAAACAAG GACGGTGTCTTGGTGGATGAGTTCGGCCTGCCACAGATTCCTGCCTCATAA
- the myl12.2 gene encoding myosin, light chain 12, 2 — protein sequence MSSKRAKGKNTKKRPQRATSNVFAMFDQSQIQEFKEAFNMIDQNRDGFIDKEDLHDMLASLGKNPTDEYLEAMMNEAPGPINFTMFLTMFGEKLNGTDPEDVIRNAFACFDEEGTGVIQEEYLRELLTTMGDRFTDEEVDELFREAPIDKKGNFNYVAFTRILKHGAKDKDD from the exons ATGTCGAGCAAAAGGGCCAAGGGAAAGAACACCAAGAAGCGTCCTCAGCGTGCCACCTCCAATGTGTTCGCTATGTTTGACCAGTCTCAGATTCAGGAGTTCAAGGAGGCCTTCAACATGATTGACCAAAACAGAGATGGTTTTATTGACAAAGAAGACCTTCATGACATGCTGGCGTCATTAG GTAAGAACCCCACAGACGAGTACCTGGAGGCAATGATGAACGAAGCGCCAGGCCCCATCAACTTTACCATGTTTCTGACCATGTTTGGGGAGAAGCTGAACGGCACTGATCCCGAGGATGTGATCCGTAATGCTTTTGCCTGCTTTGATGAGGAGGGCACAG GTGTGATCCAGGAGGAGTACCTGCGGGAGCTGCTCACTACGATGGGTGACAGGTTTACAGATGAAGAAGTGGACGAGCTCTTCCGAGAGGCGCCCATTGACAAGAAAGGCAACTTCAACTATGTAGCATTCACGCGCATACTAAAGCACGGCGCAAAGGACAAAGACGATTAG
- the bag1 gene encoding BAG family molecular chaperone regulator 1, translating to MSEQTITVTVAYGSTKHSITLTGQDDGKGPFVKDLSDALTQATGVPQTSQKLIFKGKSLKDMEESLSSYGIKEGCKLMLIGKRNSPEEEAELKKLKDIEKSVEQTAKKLEKVDGELTGLKNGFLAKDLQAEALGKLDHRVKIAAEQFMKILEQIDALSLPENFSDCRMKKKGLVKTVQDFLAQCDKIEACISDHLSKIQSKNLALAE from the exons ATGTCAGAGCAAACGATAACAGTGACAGTTGCATACG GATCTACAAAGCACAGCATCACATTAACTGGCCAGGATGATGGGAAGGGTCCATTTGTCAAAGACCTGTCAGATGCTCTCACTCAAGCTACTGGAGTCCCCCAAACCTCGCAGAAACTCATCTTTAAAG GAAAATCACTGAAGGACATGGAGGAGAGTCTGTCCAGCTATGGAATTAAAGAAGGCTGCAAACTCATGTTGATTGGAAAGCGG AACAGTCCTGAGGAAGAAGCTGAACTGAAGAAGCTGAAAGACATTGAGAAGTCTGTGGAGCAGACGGCTAAAAAGCTGGAGAAGGTAGACGGCGAGTTGACTGGACTCAAGAAC GGCTTCCTGGCCAAAGACCTCCAGGCGGAGGCGCTGGGTAAACTCGATCACAGAGTGAAAATAGCAGCCGAACAGTTCATGAAGATCCTGGAGCAGATCGACGCTTTG AGTCTCCCAGAAAATTTCAGCGACTGCAGAATGAAGAAAAAGGGACTTGTAAAGACTGTGCAG GATTTCCTGGCCCAGTGTGACAAGATCGAGGCTTGTATATCAGATCACCTATCAAAGATCCAGTCCAAAAATCTTGCCCTGGCAGAGTAG
- the oprk1 gene encoding kappa-type opioid receptor, with product MESSVVHIYKEDRCPSGQPEECIPNFTWQPALSDVFNYTPNGTWDAEPEPMSPIIPIIVAVYSVVFVVGLAGNCLVMYVIIRYTKMKTATNIYIFNLAVADALVTTTMPFQSTDYLLSSWPFGEVACKVFISIDYYNMFTSIFTLTMMSVDRYVAVCHPIKALDFRTPVKAKIINVIIWVLSSAAGIPAMILGSTKTNNGTTECALQFPEPYIYWDTLMKICVFIFAFVAPVIIITVCYTLMVMRLKSVRLLSGSREKDRNLRRITRLVLVVVAVFVVCWTPIHIFILVKALSGNVPETTAVMAAYFFCVALGYTNSSLNPILYAFLDENFKRCFRDFCCPGAQGHGDCQGVSRVRSTLRDHSCPTEARGDMRQARPV from the exons atggagagcaGCGTGGTGCACATCTACAAAGAGGACAGGTGTCCCTCGGGACAGCCGGAGGAGTGCATCCCAAACTTCACATGGCAGCCCGCCTTATCGGACGTCTTCAACTACACACCCAACGGCACCTGGGACGCTGAACCCGAGCCCATGTCGCCCATCATCCCCATTATAGTCGCGGTGTACTCCGTGGTGTTTGTGGTGGGCTTGGCGGGGAATTGTTTGGTGATGTATGTCATCATTAG ATACACCAAGATGAAAACAGCCACCAACATCTACATCTTCAACCTGGCCGTGGCCGACGCCCTGGTCACCACCACCATGCCCTTCCAGAGCACCGACTACCTGCTCAGCTCCTGGCCGTTCGGCGAGGTGGCGTGCAAAGTCTTCATCTCCATCGATTACTACAACATGTTCACCAGCATCTTCACGTTGACCATGATGAGCGTGGACCGTTACGTGGCCGTGTGCCATCCCATCAAGGCCCTGGATTTCCGCACCCCCGTCAAGGCCAAGATCATCAACGTGATCATCTGGGTGCTGTCGTCTGCTGCTGGGATCCCTGCCATGATACTTGGCAGCACGAAGACCAATAATG GGACTACAGAATGTGCCCTACAATTCCCTGAACCCTACATTTATTGGGACACCCTGATGAAGATCTGCGTCTTCATCTTCGCCTTTGTGGCacccgtcatcatcatcaccgtctGCTACACGCTGATGGTCATGCGGCTGAAGAGCGTGCGCCTGCTGTCGGGCTCACGCGAGAAGGACCGCAACCTCCGCCGGATCACCCgcctggtgctggtggtggtcgCCGTCTTCGTGGTGTGTTGGACGCCCATCCACATCTTCATCTTAGTCAAAGCGCTGTCAGGCAACGTGCCCGAGACCACCGCCGTCATGGCCGCCTACTTCTTCTGCGTGGCGCTGGGCTACACCAACAGCAGCCTCAACCCCATCCTCTACGCCTTCCTGGACGAGAACTTCAAGAGGTGCTTCAGGGACTTTTGCTGCCCTGGAGCCCAAGGACACGGAGACTGTCAAGGGGTGAGCCGGGTGAGGAGCACCCTGCGGGACCACTCCTGTCCCACAGAAGCCCGGGGAGATATGAGGCAGGCCAGACCCGTATGA